TCATCCCAGTTTTTGTGCTCGCCGCGCACCGTCTTGTACCAGTAGATCAGTCCATCCATCGCTTGCGGTAGATCGACAACTTCGGCGCTGCCGTGGATCTGCACGAACTTCGAGCCGCTGTATTGCTCGCCGAAGACTAGCATCGACACGCGCGGATCGCGGCGCAGGTGTTTGACTTTGTAAGTCGTGCCGCGCGAGGTCAGGATGACTCGCCCGTCGGCGTCGATGGCCGGCGTCACCAAGGTCATTTGCGGCAAGCCGTCTTTTTGATGGACCGCGATGCAGGCGCGGTGGTTTTCTTGCAAGAACTTCTTTGC
The sequence above is a segment of the Deltaproteobacteria bacterium genome. Coding sequences within it:
- a CDS encoding TIGR03618 family F420-dependent PPOX class oxidoreductase; protein product: MACPTEEDFVDLAAAKKFLQENHRACIAVHQKDGLPQMTLVTPAIDADGRVILTSRGTTYKVKHLRRDPRVSMLVFGEQYSGSKFVQIHGSAEVVDLPQAMDGLIYWYKTVRGEHKNWDDYKKQMADEQRVLIRINIEKVGPQSVNRI